CGCCCCGGATCCAGCCGCCCGGCCCAGGCCCGGGCGATGTTGGCCTGGAACAGCTCCCCCGCCCCGATGCGGGCGACCACGTCGGCCACCGCCGCCTCATAGGCCGCGCCCGAGCCCTCCTCGTCCGCGCGGACCGAGGGCGGCGAGGGACTCCCGGCCGAGACCGCCTCGTCCAGCCAGGCCGCCGCCCGCTCGGCCTGGAAGCGCGCCGCCTCGGCGTCCGCTCCCCGCCCGATCGCTCGCACGCGCCGCGCGCGATGGTCGAACGCCAGCAGGGCCGGGTAGCGGGCCAGCATCAGGTCGGGCCAGCCGCCGCCCCGCTCGCCCGTCGCCGGCCGCGCTCCGGCGTCATAGCTCATCAGGCCGACGACCCCGCCGCCCGCATAGGCCGGATCGCGCAACAGGGCGAAGGGCGCCGCGTCATCCGCCCGGCCGACGAAGACCCGATCCGGCTCGCAGGCCACGAAGGACCAGCGCCCGCCGTGCGCCGTCGGATCGCCCGCCCCGGCCAGCAGGGCCAGGGCCCCCTCGCGCCGGTTCAGCCCGGCCGCCATCGCCAGGGGCTCGCGCCAGGGATGCGTCTCGACGTGGATGACCGGAAGGGCCGAAAGGCGGTCGCTCATGACCGCCTTTCATAGACTGTTCGGCGGCTGGCGCCAGCCGCGCCTAGCGGACGGCGACGAGGGCCGACATGGCGTCCAGATAGGCGAGGAAGGCGTCGCGGCCGCCCTCGGTCATGCTGGCCCGGGTCAGGGGCTTGCGGCCCTGGAAGGTCTTGGACACGGCGACGAAGCCCGCCTCCTCCAGCTTGCGCAGATGCACCGACAGATTGCCGTCCGTGGTCTGCAGTCGGGCCTTCAGCTCGTTGAAGTCGGCGCTGTCCACCCCCGACAGATAGGCCATGATCCCCAGCCGCACCCGGCCGTGGATGACCTCGTCGATGCGGCCGATGTCGAAGGTTTCGCCTTGCGAGGTCCCGGCCATGCTCAGATCACCTCGGCCGGTTCCTGGCGCACCAGGACCAGGCCGGGAACCAGGGCGAACAGGACCAGGCCCGCCGCATAGCCCAGCCACATCAAGGGGCTCCCGGTCAGGAAGGCGATCAGCGGAGCGGCGATCCAGCTGCCAACCGCCAGGCGCCACTGCCACCTCTGGCCGCTCATGGTCGCCGAGACCGCCCAGCCCGCGCCGTAGAGGGCGAAGATCAGCGACGGGAAGATCAGGAAGACGTCGCCCCGGCGCGTCGTCCAGGCGATGACGACCATCGACAGGAACAGGACGAAGGTCGCCAGCCCCACCCCCATCCAGCCGGCCCCGCCCGCCCGGTTGACCAGGGAATGGGCGCCGGGCTTGGTCTTGTCCTTCCGGATGCAGACCATCAAGGCGGCGAAGAAGACGGCCATCGCCACGCCCCACAGGACGACGAAGCCCCAGCCGCCGATCATCACCACCCCCGCGGCGGCCGCGTAGTGAACCAGGGCGGCCAAGCCGAACACCAGGCCGGCGGCGACCAGGATGCGCCCGCCCAGCAGCGGCGCGCGCCGCCCTTCCTGGGCCAGGGCCTTCATATAGGCGATGTCGTCGTGAACGGATTGAACCTGGTCGCGGGTCATGGCGTCTCTCCCTGCCTGTTGGGGAGAAGATGATCCAAGAACTTTATGTTGTAAAGTTCTTTCTCAAAGACGCCCGCGACGCCCCTCCCTCCCCGCGACGGGGAGGGAGGGGCGTCGCGTTTGCGCTCAAGCAGCGCGCGACCGCGCCCTCTTCTTACCGGAACGGCGGCTCGTCAAAGGCGCGCAGCTTGCGCGAGTGCAACCGCGTGCCCTCGGCGCGCAGCAGCTCCACGGCCTGGATGCCGATCTGCAGGTGCTCGGAGATCGAGCCCTCGTAGAAGCGGTTGGCCTGGCCCGGCAGCTTGATCTCGCCGTGCAGCGGCTTGTCCGACACGCACAGCAGCGTCCCGTAGGGCACGCGGAAGCGATAGCCCTGGGCGGCGATGGTGGCGCTTTCCATGTCGATGGCGACGGCGCGGCTCTGGTTGAAGCGCAGGGCCGATTTGGAATAGCGCAGCTCCCAGTTGCGGTCGTCGGTGGTGACGACGGTGCCGGTGCGCAGGCGCTTCTTGACCTCTTCGCCCGGCGCGCCCGAGACCAGCTTGGTCGCATCGTAAAGGGCGCGCTGCACCTCGGCGATGTTGGGGATCGGAATGTCGGCGGGCAGGACGGCGTCCAGCACGTGGTCGTCGCGCAGATAGGCGTGGGCCAGGACGTAGTCGCCGATGGTCTGGCTGCCGCGCAGGCCGCCGCAGTGGCCGATCATCATCCAGGCGTGCGGACGCATGACCGCCAGGTGGTCGCAGATGGTCTTGGCGTTGGACGGGCCGACGCCGATGTTGACCAGGGTGATGCCCTGCCCATCCGGCCGCGTCAGGTGATAGGCGGGCATCTGATGCTTGCGCCAGGCGGCGTCCATGATGGCCGCCTCGGGGTCGTCGGTGGCGCGCGTCACCGCCACGCCCCCGGCGCAGGACAGGCTCTCATAGGGGCTGTCGGGATCGGCGATCTGGGCCGTGGCCCAGCGCACGAACTCGTCGACGTAGCGGTTGTAGTTGGTGAAGAGGATGAAGCTCTGCACGTCCTCGACCGGGGTGCCGGTGTAGTGCCGCAGCCGCGCCAGGGAGAAGTCGGTGCGCAGGGCGTCGAACTGGGCCAGGGGATGTTCCTCGCCCGGCTCCCACAGGCCGTCGGAGACCTCGTCGCCGATGTGGGCCAGTTCTGTGGTCGGGAACCAGCGGGCGATGGCCGCCGTCATGGTGCGGTCCAGCACCACGTCCGAGCCGTCCAGCACATAGGGGAAGGGGATTTCCTGGTCCGACGGCTCGACCGCGAACTCGGCGCCGTATTCGGCGGCCAGCAGGGTCAGCTGGTCCAGCAGATAGGTGCGGAACAGGTCGGGCCGGGTGATGGTCGTGGAATAGACGCCGGGCCAGGACAGGCGGCCGTAGGCGCGGGTCTCGAGGTTCTGCGGACGCTCGCCGTGCCAGGTCACCGTCAGGCGGGGATAGGCGAACAGGCCCGCCGCCCGGGCCTCGGGTTCGGCGCGCTCGCCGGTCGCCAGGAAGACCTTCACGGCCTGGCGCAGGTTGGCGACGGATTGGTTGTAGAGGGTTTCGAGGCGGTCCAGCGCCGCCTGGGGGGTCATCTTGTCTGTCATGGCTTCCTCTAGCGGAAAACCGTCACCTTGGCGAGACGGGGGAAACACGCCGATACGACAGTTGACCGGACGCCCCGCCGCGCGCTTCCTCGTCCGGCTGGAGGATTCCCATGGTTCGACATCTGTTTCCGCTCGCCGTCGCGGCCGCCCTGCTGGCCGGGATCGCGCCCGCCTCGGCCGAGGTGAAGTCGGCCGCGCCGCACGGCTTCGAGGTCGGCGGGACGGTCGCCATCGCCGCCCCGCCCGCCCGCGTCTGGGCCGTGCTGACCGCGCCCGACGCCTGGTGGAGCCGCGACCACCGCTGGTTCAAGGGCTCGACCCTGTCGCTGGACCTGTCGCCCGGCGGCTGCTGGTGCGAGCGGGCGGCGGACGGCCGCGTCTCGCGCCACCTGGAGACGGCCCTGGTCGAGCCGGGCACGAAACTGGTGTTGCAGGGCGGCCTCGGCCCGCTGCAGGGCCAGGGGGCGGCGGGCGGCCTGTCCTTCACCCTGAAGCCCGAGGGCGAGGGCGCGACCCTGACCTGGACCTATGTGGTCGGCGGCTATGCGAGCGGCGGGCTCGAGGCCTGGGCCGCCCCGGTCGACGGCGTGCTGTCGGCCCAGCTGGCCAATCTGAAGACCCGGGCCGAGGCCGGGGACTGAGGCCCTACCCCAGCGCCCCGCGCAGGAAGGCGACCGCTCCGGCCATGTCCCCCGCCGCCCCGCGCCAGGTCGCCGCCGCGTCCTTGGCCCCGCCATAGGCCGAGGGATCGGTGAAGGTCGCGTCCGGCCGTTCGGGCGCGCCCAGGGCCGCCGCCGCGCGCACGGCGCCGGGCGCTCCGGCCGCCGCCAGATAGCGCCGGTCCAGCGCCAGCATCAGGGCCGCGCGCCCGCCCTCGCCCTGGCCCAGCACGCCGATGCGCCGCGCGTCGCCGCCGAGATCCTCGGCCCGCCGCCCCGCCCAGGCGACGGCCGCCGCCGTATCGGCGATGAAGGCGGGATAGGGGCTGCCCGGCGCCGCCCGCCGGTCGGCCAGGATCACGACGAAACCGCCCTCGGCCAGGTCGCGCGCCGCCCGCTCTTCCGCCGCATCGGGCGCGCCATGAGGCAGCAGGACCAGGATCGGGAGGCGGTGCGCCCGCGCCGGGCGATGGAGGCTGAGCGACTGACGCGGATCCGCTCCATAGGCCGCGCGCGCCGTGCGCCAGCCGGGCGGCCCCAGCGGCGCGGGCGTCACCCCCGGCCCCGCCAGCGGGGCGCAGGCGGCCGCCGCCGCGGTCGCCAGCAGCGGCGCCAGAAGCCCTCGTCGCGTCATGCTCGCCCCTTCGCCCCTTGCCCTCAGTTCAAGCTCCCTTCCCCCTCGATGGGGGAAGGGCCGGGGATGGGGGTGCGCGCGAGAGATCGTCAGGCTGAAACGCAGGAGACGCGACGGCGTCTCCGCAGGCCAAAGCCGAAGCCGCCAGCCCTCACCCCCACCCAACCCTCCCCCATCGAGGGGGAGGGTTCCGGCCTTTTACCTGGCCAGATGCTTGTCCAGCCAGCCGAACACCTCATTGTGCCATTGCAGGCTGTTGGCCGGCTTCAGCACCCAGTGGTTCTCATTGGGGAAGAAGACCAGGCGGCTGTCGATGCCGCGCCGCTGCAGGGCGGTGAAGGTCGACAGGCTCTGCGCGGTGGGGATGCGGAAGTCGAGGTCGCCCTGGATCACCAGCATGGGATCGCGCCAGTTCTGCACGTGGTTGGCCGGGTTGAACTTCTGATAGCCCTCCGGGTTTTCCCACGGCGTGCCGCCGTATTCCCACTCGGTGAACCACAGCTCCTCGGTCGAATAGCCCATGCCGAAGGTGTCGAAGACGCCGTCGTGGTTGACCAGGCATTTGAACTCGCCCGTCCAGTTGCCGGCGATCCAGTTGATCATGTAGCCGCCGTAGGAGGCGCCCAGGGCGCAGGCGTTGTCGCCGTCCAGGAAGTCATACTTCGACTGGGCGAAGGCCCAGCCCTTCTGCAGGTCTTCCAGCGGGCGGTCGCCCCAGTGCTGGCTGATGGAATCGGTGAAGTCCTGGCCGTAGCCGGTCGAGCCGTGGAAATCGATCATCACCACCGCATAGCCCGCGCCCGCATAGGTCTCGGGGTTCCAGCGATAGGACCAGGAGTTGCCGAACGAGCCCTGCGGCCCGCCGTGGATCAGGAAGGCGACCGGATACTTCTGACCCTCGACATAGTTCGCCGGCTTGATGACGTAGCCGTGCACCGTCTCGTCGTTCCAGCCGGAGAAGCTGAACTGCTCGAACTGGCCGAAGGCCTTGTTCGCCAGCTGCGGGTTCACATTGGTCAGGCGACGCGGCATCTCGCGGCCGCGCCAGGTCTTGAAGTAGAGGTCGGCGGGCGAGGTCAGGGTGTCCAGGGCATAGACGAAGCCCGCGGGCGTCTGGGCGAAGGCGCCGACGTGGCCTTCGCCGGTCAGCGGCATGACCACGCCGTTGCGCGCATCGATGGCGAACAGCCTGGTCTGGCCGACGTCGCCGGCGGTGACGTACAGGGTCTTGCCGTCCTTGGACCACTGCAGGCTGTCGGCCGAGCGATCCCAGTTGGCCGCGATCTGGCGCGTCTGGCCGGTGGCTGTGTCGCGCAGGAAGATCGAATACTTGTCCGCCTCGAAGCCCGGACGGGCCATGGCGCGGTAGGCCAGGGTCTGGCCGTCGGGCGAGAAGACCGGGCCGGTGTCCCAGGCCGGGTTGGCCTCGGTCAGATTGGTCAGTTGGCCCGGCGCGTCGACCGCCACCTGATAGAGGTCGAAGTTCGTGCTCCACGGCTCGCTGTTCCCGGCCTGGCGGGCCGAGAAGACCAGCGACCGGCCATCAGGGGCGAAGGTGAACTCGCTCTCATCGCCGAACGGCTTGGAGGGGGTGTCGCCGTCAAAGCCCTTCGTCACCCAGACGGGATCGCCGCCCGCCTTGCCGTCGGCGCCGATCGCCTGGACGAAGAGGTGGTTCTGGGTGTGGTCGTTCCACGCATCCCAATGGCGCACGAACATGCGGTCATAGACCTGGCCGGTCGACTTCTTCTCGCCCTCGACCTTGCCGCGCGCCACCGAGGCGTTCAGGTCGGCGGCGTCCGGATAGACGGCCAGCGACACGGCCACCGCGTCGCCCGCGGCGTTGACGCGATAGGCGTTGACGTCGGTCGGCAGGGCCGTGACCTGCGTCGCCGTCGCGCCCTTGTCGGCCGAGACCCAGACCTGGCTCGACCCCGAACGGCTCGACAGGAAATACAGCTTGCCGTCGGCGCCCCAGCGGGCGGTGTTGGCGCCGCCTTCGGAGATGGCCAGCTTCTGCGCCTCGCCCTCGCCCTTCAGGCTCAGGAGGTAGAGGGCGCTGGAGCGACGGTTGGCCGCCACGTCGGTCTGGGTCAGGGCATAGACCACCCACTCCCCGTCCGGCGACGCCTGGGGATCGCCCAGCCGGTTGGCCGAGATCATGTCCTGATAGGTGAAGGCCGGACGCGCCGTCTGACGCGCATCCGGGCGCGCGGCCTGCGTCGCCGCCGCCGGAGCGGCGGGCGCCTCGGCCAGGGCCGGCAAGGCCGTGGCGGTCAGCAGGGCGACGGCGCTGAGGCCGGACAGGAGATGGGGCAGGCGGCGCATTCAGGCGCTCCTCGTGGGATTTCGATCAGGCCGAAGGCCTAACATCGCCGCGCGCCGCCCGCAAAGTCTCCGTTGGACGTCGCCGTGCAGTTCCGCCGCCGCCGCCTCGCCAAGCCGCTTGCCCGATCCCGCCGCCTCGGCGACAAGCAGGCGATGACTTCGTCTCCCCACATCGTGGACACGCTGATCGCCGAGCGCGCGCCCCGGCTGACGGGATCGGTCGCCTGGCCCCTGGCCCGGCCCGCTCTCTACGGCCTGCTCGACTACGCCAAGGCGCGGCGCATGGCCGACGCCATCGGCCCCATGGCCGGACGCCAGGCGCTGGACCATGTCTCCGACCTGCTGGAGCTGGCGGTGCGGACCCAGGCGCTGGAGCGGCTGCCCGTCTCGGGCCGCTGCCTGGTCATCTGCAACCACCCGACCGGCATCGCCGACGGCCTGGCGGTCCACGACGCCCTGCGCACGGTGCGCGACGACCTGATCTACTTCGCCAACGCCGACGCCCTCCGGGTCTCGCCCCGCCTGTCGGAGACCGTCATTCCCGTCGAATGGGTCACGGCCAAACGCACGCGCGAGAAGACCCGCGCCACCCTTCAGGCCGCCAAGGAGGCGTTCGAGGCCGAACGCTGCGTCGTCATGTTCCCGGCCGGACGCCTCGCCCGCGTCGGCGCCGACGGCCGGCTGACCGATCCCGAATGGGCCGCCACCGCCGCCTCCCTGGCCCGCAAATACGAAGCGCCGGTCATTCCGATCCATGTCGCCGGTCCGACCAGCCGCCTGTTCCACCTGTTCGACAAGGTGTCCCAGGAGCTGCGCGACATCACCCTCTTCCACGAACTGCTGAACAAGAAGGGCCGCGCCTTCGACCTGACCGTCGGCCGCCCCATCCCGCCGCTGGCTCTGGACGTCGACGCCCAGGCCGCCACCCTGAAACTCAAGATCTTCATCGAGCGGACCCTGGCCGCCGATCCCGACGCGACCTTCGCATGACGACCTTTTCCCTCCCCGACGCCGAGGCCACCACCCGCCTCGGCGAAGCGATCGCTCCCCTGCTGGCGCCGGGCGAAGCCGTCCTGCTCTACGGCCCCTTGGGCATGGGCAAGTCGACGCTGGCGCGCGGCCTGATCCGCGCCCTGACGCGCCCGGACGAGGACGTGCCGTCGCCGACCTTCACCCTGGTCCAGTTCTACGAGAGCGACCCGCCCATCGCCCATTTCGACCTCTATCGCCTGACCCGCCCCGAGGAAGCCTTCGAGGTCGGCCTCGACGAGGCGCTGGACGAGGGCTGCGCCCTGATCGAATGGCCCGAACGCCTGGGCGAGAATCCCAGCCATATGCTCGGGCCCGACCGGCTGACGATCACCATCGCCGAAGACGGCGAGGGCCGCCTTGCGACCGTATCTGGCGCAGGCGCGTGGGAAGCGAAACTGAAGGAACTCCATGTCTGACCGCGAAGCCCTCCGTCTCGATTTCCTGCGCTCGGCCGGTCTGGCCGAAGCCGTCCGCGCGCCCCTGCCCGGCGACGCCTCGACGCGCCGTTACGAGCGGCTGACCACGGCCTCGGGCGCCACCCTGATGCTGATGGATCAGGCCCCCGCCGCCGAGAGCCGGCCCTGCGATCCCTCGTGGACGCCGGAACAGCGCCACGCCCACGGCTGGAACGCCGTCGCCCGCCTGTCGGCCGGCCGCATCGAGGCCTTCGCCGCCGTCGCCGCCCACCTGAAATCGCTAGGCCTGTCGGCGCCAGAGATCGTCGCCGTCGACGCCCCCAACGGCCTGGCCGTGATCGAGGATTTCGGCGACACCCTGTTCGCCCGCGTCATCGAGGCCGGCGCCGATCCCGCCCCCCTCTATCGCGCCGCCGTCGAGGCTTTGGCTATCCTGCACGCCGCCCCGACGCCCGAGGTCCTGAGCGGCCCGGCGGGCGACTGGCCCCTGCTGACCTACGACCAGACCGCCCTGCAGGGCGGCGTCGACCTGTTCGTCGATTGGCTGCCCAAGCTGATCCCCGCCCTCAGCTTCGATGACGACGCCATCGCCGAATGGCGCGCGGCCTGGGCCCCGATCACGGCGGCGGGCGAGGCGGGCGCCAGCGTCATGGCCCACCGCGACTATCACGCCGAGAACCTGATCCGGCTGGACGGCCGGACCGGCGCCGCCTCGGTCGGGATGATCGACTTCCAGGACGCGGTGAAAGCCCCTCCGTCGTGGGATCTGCACTCCCTGCTGCAGGACGCCCGCCGCGACGTGGCGCCCGAACTGGAAGCGCTCGCTCTCGACCACTACTTCGCCCTCCGCCCCGAGACCGACCGCGAGGCCTTCATGGCCGCCTACGCCGGTCTGGCCGCCCTGAACGAGGCGCGCATCCTGGGGATCTTCGCCCGCCTGATCGCCCGCGACGGTAAGCCCCGCTACGCCGCCTTCATGCCGCGCATGTGGGCGCACCTGAACGCCAATCTGAAGGCGCCGGGCCTCGAAGCCGTCGCCGCCTGGATGGACCGCCACGTGCCAGAGGATCTACGTCGATGACCGCCCCCACCACCGCCATGGTTCTCGCCGCCGGGCTCGGCACGCGGATGCGCCCCCTGACCAACGACGGGCCCAAGGCGCTGGTCGAGGTCGGCGGCAAGGCGCTGATCGACCATGTTCTCGACCGGCTGGCCGAGGCGGGCGTGACCGACGCCGTGGTCAACGTCCACTGGTTCGCTGACCGGCTGGAAAGCCATCTGGCCGCCCGCACGCGCCCTTCCATCACCATCTCCGACGAGCGCGCCGAACTGCTGGAGACCGGCGGCGGGCTTAAGAAGGCCCGGCCCCTGCTCGGCGACGATCCGGTCTTCGTGGCCAATATCGACAGCGTATGGATCGACCGGGGCGACGCGCTGGGCGACCTCATCCGCCTGTGGGACCCCGCGCGCATGGACGCCGCCCTGCTGCTGGCCCGACGTGAAGGCTCCATCGGCTTCGAGGGCGGCGGCGACTTCTTCTTGGCCAATGACGGCGCCCTGACCTTCCGGGGCGAGGCGGCCAGCGCGCCCTACGCCTATATGGGCGTCCACATCACCCGCCCCGATTACGCCGACCATGGCCCCGACGGCCCCTTCTCCCTCAGCCCCCTGTGGCGCGCCTCCGCCGCCGAGGGACGACTGTTCGGCTGCGTGCTGGACGGCGACTGGATGCACGTCGGCGACCCGCAGGCGCGCGATGAAGCCGAGGCCCGGCTGAAGGCGGAGACCTGACCATGACGGGGGGGCGCTTCGATCCATTCGCCGGAAGCGGGCCGCGCTGGCGCGCCGTGCCCGCCTGGCGGCCCTTCCTCGAAGACCTCGCCGCCGGGGTGCTGGACTGGCTGGGCGACGCCCCGCCCGAGGCCCTGACCGACGCCACCATCCTGCTGCCCAACCGCCGCGCCGCCCGCGCCTTCTCCTTCGCGCTCGGCAAGCTGGCGGGCGAGCGCCCCGTCCTGCTGCCTCAGGTGCGGCCGCTCGGCGATCTGGAAGAGGACGAGTCCCCCTTCGCCCCCGGCGAACTGGGCCTCGACCTGCCGCCCGCGATCGCCCCCCTGACGCGCCGCTTCGAGATGGCGCGGATGATCGCCGAAGACTTTCAGCCGGGGATGAAGCCCCTGCGCGCGCTCGAAATGGCCGATGCGCTCGGCGCCTTCCTCGATTCCTGCCAGCTGGAGGAAGTCTCCGACCTGTCGCGCGTCGCCACCCTGGCCGAACAGGACCTGGCCGAGCACTGGCGCGAGAGCGCGCGCTTCCTCGGCCTCGCTGTCGAGGCCTGGCCCAAGCGGCTGGAGGCGCTGGGCCTGGTCGATCCGGCCTGGCGCCGCGCGACCCTGCTGCGCCGTCTGGCTGAGGCGTGGGACGCCCGCCCGCCGCAAGCCCCCGTCATCGCCGCCGGGTCCACCGGCACCGTGCCCGCCGCCGCCGATGTGCTGAAGGCCGTGGCGAAAGCGCCGCAGGGCGTGGTCGTCCTGCCCGGCCTCGACCTCGATCTGGCCGCCGACGCCTGGGACCGCATCGACGACCAGCATCCGCAGGCCGCGCTGAAGGCCCTGCTGACCCGCGCCGAGATCGCGCGCGAGGCCGTCCAGCCGTGGTTCCAACCGGCGCTCGAGCCTTCCGTCGAAGCGCGCGGCCTAGCCCGCCAACGCCTGGTCAACGAAGCCCTGCGCCCCGCAGACGCCACCGACGACTGGCGGGCCGAGATCAAGCGCCTGCGCGCCCGCTCGGCCGAAGCCGGCCGCGCCGCCGACCCCATCGCCGAGGGCCTGTCGGGCCTGACCGTCCTGTCCGCCCGCGCCGAGGAGGAGGCGGCGACCGCCGTCGCCCTGATGATGCGCGAGAGCCTGGAACAGCGCGGCCCCGACGGCCGCCCGATCACCTGCGCCCTGGTGACGCCGGACCTGCAGCTGTCGCGCCGGGTCGAGGCGCGGCTGGCGCGCTGGGGCATCGTCCCGGACTCCTCCACCGGCCAGCCGCTGTCGCGGATGACGGCGGGCGTGCTGGTCGACCTCGGCGCCCGCTTCCTGGCCGAGCCGCTGAAGCCGCAGACCCTGCTGGCCCTGCTGAAACACCCGCTGGTCCGCCTCGATCTGGGCGAGACGACGCTCACCGACGCCGCCGAGGCGCTGGAGGAGCACGCCCTGCGCGGCCCGCGCCCTCGCCGCTGGTCCCAACTTCACGAACGCCTGCTGAAGGCGGCCCAGCCCCGGCGCGGCGGCCTGCCGTTGGCCGACTGGAAGCTGGCCCGGTTGAAGGGCGCGCAGGCCCTCGCCGACCGGCTGGAGGCTCTGGCGACCGCCCGCCCCTGTCCGCCGGACGAGGCGGCCCGCACCCTGGCCGCCCTGATCGAAACCCTGGCGGGTCAGAACGCCTGGGCCGGGCCGGACGGCGAGGCGGCGGCCTCTCTGCTGTCGGCCCTGATCGAGGGCGGCGGTCCGCTGGGCCAGACCTCGCCCGCCGAGTTCGCCGACCTGATCGCCGCCTTGTTGGTCGAGACCACGGTGCGCACCGGCGGCGCCACCCATCCGTCGCTTCGCATCCTGGGCGCCATCGAGGCGCGGCTGGCGCGGGCCGACCGCATGATCCTGGCCGGGCTGGAGGAGGGCGTCTGGCCCAACGCCGCCCCGGTCGATCCCTTCCTGTCGCGGCCGATGCGCGCCGCCCTGCCCCTGCCCGCGCCCGAGCGGCGTCTGGGCCAGACGGCGCAGGACTTCGTCCAGGCCGCCTGCGCCGACGAGGCGATCCTGGTCCACTGCGAACGGCGCGGCGGCCAGCCCGCCGTGCGATCGCGCTGGCTGTGGCGGCTGGAGATGCTGACGCGCGGCGCCAACGCCTCGGACACCCCCGTCAAGCTCAGCGCCCCCGCGGGCGTCGCCAACTGGACCCGCGCCCTCGACGCCCCGCTGCCCGGCCCGGCCCGTCTGGCCCCGCGCCCCGCGCCCACGCCCCCGGTCGAGCGCCGCCCGCGCAGCCTCTATGTCACCGGCGTCGAGCGCTGGGTCCGCGACCCCTACGCCCTCTACGCCCGTCGCATCCTCAACCTCGAACCGATGGAGCGCCCCGGCGCCTCGGCCGAGGCCCTGGCGCGCGGCAACGCCGTGCACAAGGCCATCGAGCGCCTGACGGAGGACTGGCCTGACTGGCTGCCCGACGATCTCGACGCGGTGATCGAGCGCCTGCTGCTTGAGGAGCTGGGCGCCCACGGCTTCGAGGACGCCGCCATGGCCCGCGAGGCGCCGCTGGCGAAAAACGCCGCCCGCTGGCTGGCCGGGTTCGAGACCGAGCGCCGCGCGCGCGGCGTGGCCCTGTTGATCGAGCAGCAGGGCGCCCTGACCTTTGACGCGCCGGGCGGCCCCTTCACGCTCAAGGCCTACGCCGACCGCATCGAGGTCGGCGCCCTGTCGGCCGCCGTCATGGACTTCAAGACCGGCCAGGTCCCCACCGCCAAGCAGATCAAGGCGGGCTTCGCCCCCCAGCTGACCCTGACCGGCGCCATCCTGGCCGCCGGCGGCTTCGAAAAGACCAACGGCCCCGTGCCGCCGGAGGAGCTGACCTACGTCCGCGTCGTCGGCCGCAAGAAGGCGGGCGAAGTCGCCGTGCGCGCCGCCGGGCCGGAGGCGCAGATCCTGTCCGACGCCGCGCTGCAAGGCCTGATGGCCCGCGTCGCCGAGTTCGACCGGCCGGAGACGCCCTACCTCTCCTGGGCGGCGCCGCATCTGATGGGCAGCTACAGCCCCTACAACCTGCTGGCCCGCGTCTGGGAATGGCACGTCATCGGCGGCGCCGAGGAAGGAGAGGCGGAATGAACCTCCACGTCCGGCCCGAAGACGCCCTCAATCCCCAGACCCGCGCCGCCGACCCGGCCCGCTCGGTCTTCGTCACCGCCAACGCCGGATCGGGCAAGACCACCACCCTGGTCAGCCGGGTGGCGCGCCTGCTGCTGGGCGGCGCCGCGCCCTCGGCCATCCTGTGCGTGACCTACACCAAGGCCGCCGCCGCCGAGATGCAGGCCCGCCTGTTCGAGACGCTCGGCAAATGGGCCGTCATGGACGACGGCGAACTGTCGGCCGAACTGGCGAGACTGGACGACAGC
The nucleotide sequence above comes from Brevundimonas naejangsanensis. Encoded proteins:
- the amgK gene encoding N-acetylmuramate/N-acetylglucosamine kinase AmgK → MSDREALRLDFLRSAGLAEAVRAPLPGDASTRRYERLTTASGATLMLMDQAPAAESRPCDPSWTPEQRHAHGWNAVARLSAGRIEAFAAVAAHLKSLGLSAPEIVAVDAPNGLAVIEDFGDTLFARVIEAGADPAPLYRAAVEALAILHAAPTPEVLSGPAGDWPLLTYDQTALQGGVDLFVDWLPKLIPALSFDDDAIAEWRAAWAPITAAGEAGASVMAHRDYHAENLIRLDGRTGAASVGMIDFQDAVKAPPSWDLHSLLQDARRDVAPELEALALDHYFALRPETDREAFMAAYAGLAALNEARILGIFARLIARDGKPRYAAFMPRMWAHLNANLKAPGLEAVAAWMDRHVPEDLRR
- the murU gene encoding N-acetylmuramate alpha-1-phosphate uridylyltransferase MurU, yielding MTAPTTAMVLAAGLGTRMRPLTNDGPKALVEVGGKALIDHVLDRLAEAGVTDAVVNVHWFADRLESHLAARTRPSITISDERAELLETGGGLKKARPLLGDDPVFVANIDSVWIDRGDALGDLIRLWDPARMDAALLLARREGSIGFEGGGDFFLANDGALTFRGEAASAPYAYMGVHITRPDYADHGPDGPFSLSPLWRASAAEGRLFGCVLDGDWMHVGDPQARDEAEARLKAET
- the addB gene encoding double-strand break repair protein AddB, coding for MTGGRFDPFAGSGPRWRAVPAWRPFLEDLAAGVLDWLGDAPPEALTDATILLPNRRAARAFSFALGKLAGERPVLLPQVRPLGDLEEDESPFAPGELGLDLPPAIAPLTRRFEMARMIAEDFQPGMKPLRALEMADALGAFLDSCQLEEVSDLSRVATLAEQDLAEHWRESARFLGLAVEAWPKRLEALGLVDPAWRRATLLRRLAEAWDARPPQAPVIAAGSTGTVPAAADVLKAVAKAPQGVVVLPGLDLDLAADAWDRIDDQHPQAALKALLTRAEIAREAVQPWFQPALEPSVEARGLARQRLVNEALRPADATDDWRAEIKRLRARSAEAGRAADPIAEGLSGLTVLSARAEEEAATAVALMMRESLEQRGPDGRPITCALVTPDLQLSRRVEARLARWGIVPDSSTGQPLSRMTAGVLVDLGARFLAEPLKPQTLLALLKHPLVRLDLGETTLTDAAEALEEHALRGPRPRRWSQLHERLLKAAQPRRGGLPLADWKLARLKGAQALADRLEALATARPCPPDEAARTLAALIETLAGQNAWAGPDGEAAASLLSALIEGGGPLGQTSPAEFADLIAALLVETTVRTGGATHPSLRILGAIEARLARADRMILAGLEEGVWPNAAPVDPFLSRPMRAALPLPAPERRLGQTAQDFVQAACADEAILVHCERRGGQPAVRSRWLWRLEMLTRGANASDTPVKLSAPAGVANWTRALDAPLPGPARLAPRPAPTPPVERRPRSLYVTGVERWVRDPYALYARRILNLEPMERPGASAEALARGNAVHKAIERLTEDWPDWLPDDLDAVIERLLLEELGAHGFEDAAMAREAPLAKNAARWLAGFETERRARGVALLIEQQGALTFDAPGGPFTLKAYADRIEVGALSAAVMDFKTGQVPTAKQIKAGFAPQLTLTGAILAAGGFEKTNGPVPPEELTYVRVVGRKKAGEVAVRAAGPEAQILSDAALQGLMARVAEFDRPETPYLSWAAPHLMGSYSPYNLLARVWEWHVIGGAEEGEAE